In Anopheles gambiae chromosome 2, idAnoGambNW_F1_1, whole genome shotgun sequence, a single window of DNA contains:
- the LOC1269981 gene encoding glutamate-rich WD repeat-containing protein 1: MSEADEQMEVAEDQNIEDADLENASDGDDDEDLEEEKEEGKAKVYLPGGKLSNDEELVCDESAYIMLHQAHTGAPCLSFDIVSDPLGDDRETFPLTAYVVAGTQAARTHVNSVIVMKMANLTRTSKQSADGESDDDEEVSDSEDVNEDQTPILTSVMIKHPGCVNRLRVSTFGSSQYVASWSEMGKVHIYNINEQLAAIDDSRARKTYQQNKTGDGVKPDFTFSGHQKEGFAIDWCPTTRGMLATGDCRRDIHIWRPNDKGAWNVDQRPLVGHTDSVEDIQWSPNEANVLASCSVDKSIRIWDCRAAPAKACMLTAENAHESDVNVISWNRNEPLIASGGDDGVLQIWDLRQFQSKTPVATFKHHTDHITTVEWHPKESTILASGGDDDQIALWDLSVEKDDGDDANDDPNLKDLPPQLLFIHQGQSEIKELHWHPQLKGVILSTAHSGFNVFRTISV, encoded by the exons ATGTCGGAAGCCGACGAACAGATGGAGGTGGCCGAGGATCAAAACATCGAGGACGCCGATCTGGAAAATGCAAGCGACGGGGACGACGATGAGGATctggaggaggagaaggaggagggcAAGGCAAAGGTTTACCTACCCGGCGGTAAACTGTCCAACGACGAGGAGCTGGTGTGCGACGAATCCGCCTACATTATGTTGCACCAGGCACATACCGGAGCACCCTGCCTCAGCTTCGACATTGTGAGCGATCCGCTCGGCGATGATCGGGAAACGTTCCCCCTGACGGCGTATGTCGTCGCCGGTACGCAAGCGGCCCGTACGCACGTGAACAGCGTGATCGTAATGAAGATGGCCAATCTGACGCGCACCTCGAAACAGTCGGCCGACGGTGAGTCGGACGATGACGAGGAGGTGAGCGATAGCGAGGACGTGAACGAGGACCAAACGCCCATCCTGACGAGCGTGATGATCAAGCACCCCGGGTGCGTAAACCGGTTGCGTGTGTCCACGTTCGGGAGCTCGCAGTACGTGGCCTCGTGGAGCGAGATGGGCAAGGTGCACATTTACAACATCAACGAACAGCTGGCGGCCATCGACGATAGCAGGGCGCGCAAGACGTACCAGCAGAACAAGACCGGTGACGGGGTGAAGCCGGATTTCACCTTTTCCGGGCACCAGAAGGAAGGTTTCGCGATCGACTGGTGTCCGACGACGCGTGGCATGCTGGCGACGGGCGACTGTCGGCGTGATATTCACATCTGGCGCCCGAACGACAAGGGCGCGTGGAATGTGGACCAGCGGCCGCTCGTGGGACACACGGACTCGGTCGAAGATATACAGTGGAGCCCGAACGAAGCGAATGTGCTCGCCTCCTGCTCGGTGGACAAATCGATCCGCATTTGGGACTGTCGGGCGGCGCCCGCCAAAGCCTGCATGCTGACGGCGGAGAATGCGCACGAAAGCGATGTGAATGTAATTAGCTGGAATCGTAACGAACCGCTCATCGCTAGTG GTGGCGATGACGGTGTGCTGCAGATATGGGATCTGCGTCAGTTCCAGTCGAAAACACCGGTGGCAACGTTTAAGCACCACACCGACCACATAACGACCGTCGAGTGGCATCCGAAGGAATCGACCATCCTGGCGTCCGGTGGTGACGACGATCAGATTGCCCTGTGGGATCTGTCCGTGGAGAAGGACGATGGGGACGATGCGAATGACGATCCGAACTTGAAGGATCTTCCACCCCAGCTGCTGTTCATCCACCAGGGACAGAGCGAGATCAAGGAGCTGCACTGGCATCCGCAGCTGAAGGGTGTGATACTGTCCACGGCACACAGCGGGTTCAACGTTTTCCGTACGATAAGCGTTTAA
- the LOC1269980 gene encoding mismatch repair endonuclease PMS2 — MSGELETPMLPATNAESSKINAIDKETVHRICSGQVVLNLAIAVKELVENSLDAGATLIEVKLRGCGAELVEVSDNGSGVEEKNFEGLTAKYHTSKLKEFTDLESIETFGFRGEALSSLCALSDMIITTRHSTAPHATKLTLNHEGRIQTRAPCAHPVGTTVSLTNLFATLPVRKKEFQRNIKREFQRMCQILQAYCLVSVGVRIICTNHTAKGGKSVIMSTQGSSRVLDNVTALFGTKQTAELMQLVPCIGGNGKIQDLEASDFDDSMALTQEEVDNFNLSRYKIEGYISSCAHGSGRSTKDRQFYFINSRPCEPKQISKLINDAYHRYNVHQQPFVFLNLMLDRSEVDVNLTPDKRQVLVNNEKILMLAIRKSIKKTFQTVPSSFTMQNQNLSDTSRLLNISLPSDKDDEEENGEEREDFLNSSSSDKCTAGDLLFTFQPPKMASGFGGGTGGGQKRKRSSNCSGGMQKMIDFLNTTKASQKSCNDSMTDEEDATMRSSKQAKNEENPYDLTILKEPSSEERDEHVVQESVKVIRCINGKEQDPPFQEERQRDELSMKANAGTSSQESVTELVSFLSCKTEASDSSSPSLSQTSASRAIDDGMEIIPESSSETLLSLAEFAAPIKREPSDKSIASSISTSQSILLDDELSDEEGQADDMRHRNQQQLSVSWDSLEQLIKREQTLQSARTADQNSLTRLRFKSKINPTSNKAAESELQTEITKDDFAKMEIVGQFNLGFIIVRLGDDLFIVDQHATDEKYNFEDLQRTTVLQNQRLVVPQPLELTAVNEMVLIDNLDVFEMNGFKFEVDGAAPTTKKVRLMAKPYSRNWEFGKEDIDELIFMMQDAPSTVCRPSRVRAMFASRACRKSVMIGRALSVREMERLIRHMGEIDQPWNCPHGRPTMRHLVNLAMIRQIDPIPTNNQIKDEFTDDNK; from the exons ATGTCTGGAGAGCTGGAAACGCCCATGCTACCGGCAACGAATGCTGAATCGAGCAAAATAAATGCCATCGACAAGGAGACGGTCCATCGCATCTGTTCCGGGCAG GTGGTGCTTAATCTGGCCATAGCTGTGAAGGAATTGGTGGAAAATTCGCTTGACGCCGGTGCAACGCTGATCGAGGTGAAGCTTCGCGGATGTGGCGCCGAGCTGGTCGAAGTGTCCGATAACGGGAGCGGTGTTGAGGAGAAGAATTTTGAAGGACTAA CGGCCAAATACCATACCTCCAAGCTGAAGGAATTCACCGATCTGGAATCGATCGAAACGTTCGGCTTTCGAGGGGAAGCGCTCAGCTCGCTGTGTGCGCTGTCCGATATGATTATCACCACGCGCCACAGCACGGCCCCGCACGCCACCAAGCTAACGCTCAATCACGAGGGGCGCATCCAAACGCGAGCACCCTGTGCCCACCCCGTCGGCACAACGGTCAGCCTGACGAACCTGTTCGCGACACTGCCGGTGCGGAAGAAAGAGTTCCAGCGCAACATTAAGCGCGAGTTTCAACGCATGTGCCAGATACTGCAGGCGTACTGTCTGGTGTCGGTTGGTGTGCGCATCATCTGCACGAATCACACCGCCAAAGGGGGCAAGTCGGTGATCATGAGCACGCAGGGCTCGTCCCGCGTGCTCGACAACGTGACGGCCCTGTTCGGCACGAAGCAGACGGCAGAGCTGATGCAGCTCGTACCGTGCATCGGCGGCAACGGAAAGATACAGGATCTGGAAGCGAGTGACTTTGACGATAGTATGGCACTGACACAGGAGGAGGTGGACAACTTTAACCTGTCCCGGTACAAGATCGAGGGATACATCTCGAGCTGCGCGCACGGGTCGGGCAGAAGCACCAAGGATCGCCAGTTTTACTTCATCAATTCGAGACCCTGCGAGCCGAAGCAGATTAGCAAGCTTATTAACGATGCCTACCACCGGTACAACGTGCATCAGCAACCGTTTGTGTTTCTGAATCTCATGCTGGACCGGTCGGAGGTGGATGTGAACTTAACGCCGGACAAGCGGCAGGTACTGGTAAACAACGAGAAGATCCTTATGCTGGCGATAAGGAAATCGATCAAGAAAACGTTCCAAACAGTGCCGTCTTCCTTTACGATGCAGAACCAGAATTTAAGCGATACAAGCCGGCTGCTTAACATTTCGCTACCCTCCGACAAGGACGACGAGGAAGAGAATGGTGAGGAGCGGGAAGATTTTCTCAACTCGAGCTCAAGCGATAAATGTACGGCCGGGGATTTGCTGTTTACGTTTCAACCGCCAAAAATGGCTAGTGGCTTTGGCGGTGGCACCGGCGGAGGACAAAAGCGGAAGAGAAGCTCCAATTGCAGTGGCGGAATGCAGAAGATGATTGATTTCCTGAACACAACGAAAGCTTCGCAGAAAAGCTGTAACGATAGCATGACAGATGAGGAAGATGCGACGATGCGCTCGTCAAAGCAGGCGAAGAATGAAGAAAATCCGTACGATTTGACCATTCTGAAAGAGCCGAGCAGTGAGGAAAGAGACGAACACGTTGTACAAGAATCGGTTAAAGTGATAAGGTGTATAAACGGCAAAGAACAAGACCCACCATTCCAAGAAGAGCGACAGCGGGACGAACTTTCGATGAAGGCTAATGCTGGGACATCCTCTCAAGAATCCGTCACTGAGCTCGTTTCCTTTCTGAGCTGTAAAACCGAAGCATCGGACTCCTCTTCTCCGTCGCTCTCACAAACCAGTGCATCGCGCGCAATCGATGATGGGATGGAAATTATACCAGAATCTAGCAGTGAAACGTTGCTTTCCCTTGCCGAATTCGCAGCCCCAATCAAACGGGAACCAAGCGACAAAAGCATTGCATCCTCCATCTCCACCAGCCAATCGATCCTGCTCGACGACGAGCTGTCCGACGAGGAGGGGCAAGCGGACGATATGCGGCACCgcaatcagcagcagctgtcCGTAAGCTGGGATTCGCTCGAGCAGCTCATCAAGCGCGAGCAAACGTTACAATCCGCCCGCACCGCGGATCAAAACTCGTTGACACGGTTGCGGTTCAAGAGCAAGATCAACCCGACCAGCAATAAGGCGGCCGAAAGTGAGCTGCAGACGGAAATAACGAAGGACGATTTCGCCAAGATGGAGATCGTGGGGCAGTTTAATCTCGGGTTCATCATCGTCCGGCTCGGCGACGATCTGTTCATCGTCGATCAGCACGCAACGGACGAGAAGTACAACTTTGAGGATCTGCAGCGGACGACGGTGCTGCAGAACCAGCGGCTGGTCGTGCCGCAGCCGCTCGAGCTGACCGCCGTCAACGAGATGGTGCTGATCGACAATTTGGACGTTTTCGAAATGAACGGGTTCAAGTTCGAGGTGGACGGTGCGGCACCGACGACAAAGAAGGTGCGGCTGATGGCGAAACCGTACAGCCGGAACTGGGAGTTTGGCAAGGAGGACATCGACGAGCTGATCTTTATGATGCAGGACGCCCCGAGCACGGTCTGCCGGCCGTCCCGTGTGCGGGCCATGTTTGCTTCCCGGGCCTGCCGCAAGTCGGTCATGATCGGGCGAGCACTGTCCGTGCGGGAGATGGAGCGGCTGATACGGCACATGGGAGAAATCGATCAACCGTGG AACTGTCCACATGGCCGTCCAACGATGCGACACCTGGTGAACTTGGCAATGATCCGCCAAATCGATCCAATCCCcacaaacaatcaaatcaagGATGAATTTACGGATGATAACAAGTGA
- the LOC1269979 gene encoding regulator of G-protein signaling 20 isoform X3 gives MAEKWRQAIGKIRKGLAIKNAEDNGPTKKDQASSDTLFDGEQPTLEEIRSWGKSFDKLMRSPSGRKAFREFLRCEYSEENILFWLACEELKKETNPEAIEEKARFIYEDYISILSPKEVSLDSRVREIVNRNMVEPTPHTFDEAQLQIYTLMHRDSYPRFINSPQFKTLAQIPDGVSASGSTAESPSN, from the exons ATGGCCGAAAAATGGCGCCAGGCGATTGGAAAAATTCGAAAGGG TTTGGCTATAAAAAATGCAGAAGACAATGGGCCTACGAAAAAAGACCAAGCTAGTTCCGATACCCTATTCGATGGTGAACA ACCAACGCTGGAGGAGATACGCAGCTGGGGCAAAAGCTTCGACAAACTAATGCGAAGCCCCAGCGGGCGAAAAGCGTTCCGGGAATTTCTGCGCTGCGAGTACAGCGAGGAAAATATACTCTTCTGGCTGGCCTGCGAAGAGCTGAAGAAGGAGACGAACCCGGAAGCGATAGAGGAGAAGGCTAGGTTTATTTATGAAGACTATATCTCGATTTTATCGCCGAAAGAG GTATCGTTAGATTCGCGTGTAAGGGAAATAGTTAATAGGAATATGGTGGAACCAACGCCGCACACTTTCGACGAAGCTCAACTACAAATTTATACACTTATGCATAGAGATTCGTATCCAAG ATTTATAAATTCTCCTCAATTTAAAACACTGGCCCAAATTCCAGACGGTGTGTCGGCGTCCGGTTCGACGGCCGAAAGTCCCAGCAATTAG